The Pseudanabaena galeata CCNP1313 genome includes a region encoding these proteins:
- the gyrB gene encoding DNA topoisomerase (ATP-hydrolyzing) subunit B, protein MPEIVTETYNANQIQVLEGLEAVRKRPGMYIGTTGPKGLHHLVFEVVDNSVDEALAGHCDRILVELLPDGSVQVSDNGRGIPIDIHPKTGKSALETVLTVLHAGGKFGDGGYKVSGGLHGVGISVVNALSEWVEVSVWRLDTVYTQRFERGFPVSDLIPSKSQETRRGTQVRFKPDPQIFTTQTEFEYDILASRLKELAYLNAGVKIEYCDRRGAELRTDIYCYEGGIREYVAYMTRDKEPIHTDIIYVNGERDNVVVEVALQWCIDSYNDNVLGFANNIRTIDGGTHLEGLKTVLTRTMNATARKLKKLKDGDSNLAGENVREGLTAVISVKVGDPEFEGQTKTKLGNTEVRGIVDSFVGEVLNEYLEFHPAVATSIIEKALQAFNAAEAARRARELVRRKSALESSTLPGKLADCSSRDPKESEIFIVEGDSAGGCFEGDTLVALADGRNISFKQLVEEEQSGKQNFCYTIRNDGTIGVERIINARITKQNAEVIRVTLDNGKQLICTPDHPFMLRDRTYRAAAELTTEDSLMPLYRKLSSKADKGITIDGYEMVWNPKSDGWLFTHMIADWYNRYQGAYQAEDGEHCHHLDFNKLNNNPTNLKRLPKLEHLQLHQVHIAKTLHRPEVIEKCRQLKTTAEFRDHMSQRMQEPATREILSQQAKAQWQDAEYKAYMTAKWREFYEGNPDYKQQNYQQLDQSQREYWSNPEHRQQQSTRTKEFFAQNPEAKQRLSEIAQQQWQDSDLIDWRRVKTQEQWTDSFRAKRKAALQQTYYRKTLAALKQVAIENGCLDLDAYRAHRIDTRDKSLLKFETFCDRYFEGNSELAIEAVANYNHRIVKIENLTERIDVYDIEVPNTHNFALASGVFVHNSAKQGRDRHYQAILPLRGKVLNIERADDSKIYKNNEIQALITGCGLGIKGEDFNESQLRYHKIILLADADVDGAHIRTLLLTFFYRYQRELLDRGFIYIGCPPLYKLERGKTAQYCYSDNDLQKLIATFPPNANYNIQRFKGLGEMMPQQLWETTMNPATRSLKRLTIEDAAEADRIFTILMGDKVAPRREFIETYGSKLGLADLDI, encoded by the coding sequence ATGCCTGAGATCGTTACAGAAACTTACAATGCCAATCAGATCCAAGTACTTGAGGGTCTAGAAGCAGTTCGTAAACGACCTGGGATGTATATCGGCACAACTGGGCCAAAAGGATTACATCACCTCGTTTTTGAGGTCGTTGACAACAGCGTAGACGAAGCCCTTGCAGGACATTGCGATCGCATTTTAGTTGAGCTTCTGCCCGATGGCTCTGTACAAGTCTCCGACAATGGGCGCGGTATCCCCATTGACATTCACCCCAAAACTGGTAAATCAGCCCTCGAAACTGTACTGACTGTTCTCCACGCTGGTGGTAAATTCGGCGATGGCGGCTATAAAGTATCAGGTGGTTTACATGGTGTCGGAATTTCCGTAGTTAATGCCCTATCGGAATGGGTGGAGGTATCAGTATGGCGCTTGGATACAGTCTATACCCAAAGATTTGAGCGCGGTTTTCCTGTTAGCGATCTCATCCCTAGCAAGAGTCAAGAAACAAGGCGCGGTACACAGGTGCGTTTCAAGCCTGATCCGCAAATCTTCACTACTCAAACTGAATTTGAATACGACATTCTCGCTAGCCGCCTCAAAGAGCTTGCCTATCTCAATGCTGGCGTAAAAATCGAATATTGCGATCGCCGTGGTGCAGAACTTCGCACCGATATCTATTGTTATGAAGGTGGTATTCGCGAATACGTCGCCTACATGACCCGCGACAAGGAACCGATTCATACTGACATTATTTATGTGAATGGTGAACGCGATAATGTGGTGGTGGAAGTTGCTTTGCAATGGTGCATTGACTCCTACAACGATAATGTTCTCGGTTTTGCCAATAACATCCGCACCATTGATGGTGGTACGCACCTTGAGGGTCTAAAAACGGTTTTGACCCGCACAATGAATGCCACAGCACGCAAGCTGAAAAAGCTCAAAGATGGCGACTCAAATCTGGCTGGGGAAAACGTCCGTGAAGGTCTAACGGCGGTGATTTCGGTCAAAGTTGGCGATCCAGAATTTGAAGGGCAAACTAAAACTAAACTAGGCAATACTGAAGTGAGAGGTATTGTTGATTCCTTTGTGGGTGAAGTTCTCAATGAATATCTTGAGTTTCATCCTGCGGTGGCAACTTCGATTATTGAGAAAGCGCTACAAGCCTTTAACGCTGCGGAAGCCGCCCGTCGCGCCCGTGAGCTAGTCCGTCGGAAATCCGCCCTAGAGTCTTCGACCTTACCTGGAAAGCTTGCCGATTGTAGTTCTCGCGATCCCAAAGAATCCGAAATCTTCATTGTTGAGGGAGATTCTGCAGGCGGCTGTTTTGAGGGTGACACGCTCGTTGCCTTAGCTGACGGACGAAATATTAGTTTCAAGCAACTGGTAGAAGAAGAACAGTCTGGCAAGCAAAACTTCTGCTATACGATTCGCAACGATGGCACGATTGGAGTTGAGCGGATTATCAATGCCAGAATTACTAAGCAAAATGCTGAGGTAATTCGTGTCACTTTAGATAATGGTAAGCAGCTAATTTGTACGCCTGATCATCCTTTTATGCTGCGCGATCGCACCTACAGGGCGGCGGCTGAACTGACAACTGAAGATTCTTTAATGCCGCTCTATCGCAAGCTTTCCAGTAAAGCAGATAAGGGTATTACCATTGATGGTTACGAGATGGTGTGGAATCCCAAATCTGATGGTTGGTTGTTCACGCACATGATCGCAGATTGGTATAACCGCTATCAAGGTGCTTACCAAGCCGAAGATGGAGAACATTGTCATCATCTTGATTTCAATAAACTTAATAACAATCCAACTAATCTCAAACGTTTACCAAAGTTAGAGCATTTGCAATTGCATCAAGTTCACATTGCCAAAACCTTGCATCGTCCTGAAGTCATCGAGAAATGTCGTCAATTAAAAACTACGGCGGAATTTCGCGATCACATGAGTCAGAGAATGCAAGAACCTGCAACCAGAGAAATCCTCTCGCAACAGGCAAAAGCACAGTGGCAAGATGCTGAATACAAAGCCTATATGACTGCGAAGTGGCGTGAATTTTATGAGGGCAATCCTGATTATAAACAACAAAATTACCAGCAGTTAGATCAAAGTCAGCGCGAATATTGGAGCAATCCTGAACATCGTCAGCAGCAATCTACAAGAACAAAAGAATTTTTCGCCCAAAATCCTGAAGCAAAACAACGTTTATCAGAAATTGCCCAACAACAATGGCAAGATAGCGATTTGATCGATTGGCGGCGTGTAAAAACTCAAGAGCAATGGACAGATAGCTTTAGGGCGAAACGTAAAGCTGCCTTGCAACAAACCTACTACCGCAAAACCTTAGCTGCCCTTAAGCAAGTTGCAATTGAGAATGGTTGTCTTGATTTAGATGCCTATCGTGCTCATCGGATTGATACCCGCGATAAATCTCTTCTGAAATTTGAGACATTCTGCGATCGCTATTTTGAAGGTAATTCTGAACTTGCGATTGAGGCGGTTGCTAATTACAATCACCGCATTGTCAAGATTGAGAATCTAACCGAGCGCATTGATGTTTATGACATCGAAGTGCCAAACACTCACAACTTTGCGCTTGCTAGTGGTGTATTTGTACATAACAGCGCTAAGCAAGGACGCGATCGCCACTATCAGGCAATTCTTCCATTGCGTGGTAAAGTTCTCAACATTGAGAGAGCCGATGACAGCAAGATTTATAAAAACAATGAAATCCAAGCCCTGATTACAGGTTGCGGGTTGGGGATTAAAGGTGAAGACTTTAATGAGTCCCAACTGCGCTACCACAAAATCATCCTCCTTGCTGATGCGGACGTTGACGGAGCGCACATTCGGACATTGTTGCTGACATTCTTCTATCGCTATCAGCGAGAATTGCTTGATCGCGGCTTTATCTATATTGGATGTCCTCCACTATATAAATTAGAGCGTGGTAAAACCGCTCAGTACTGCTATAGCGATAACGACTTACAGAAATTAATTGCCACCTTCCCACCCAATGCGAATTACAACATTCAGCGCTTTAAAGGTTTAGGCGAAATGATGCCTCAACAGCTATGGGAAACGACAATGAACCCAGCCACGCGATCGCTCAAACGTCTCACCATCGAAGATGCTGCCGAAGCCGATCGCATCTTCACGATTTTGATGGGTGATAAAGTTGCGCCACGCCGTGAGTTTATTGAAACCTATGGTTCCAAACTAGGACTTGCGGACTTGGATATCTAA
- a CDS encoding glycosyltransferase, with the protein MRRLYFLLPGTTDKFACGGLWAELKTLELVKKVCPAEVVTYRQREQGHLWLDDLLKGGDTFQALDDVIFVMSWGFDVAKLAPKLKRLNAIYHAHSAGYGFNLPASVPIITVSRNTLGYWGQRSPHSLIYYLPNEISDKFQNWQGDRDIDVLVQARKSSSYLMRQLIPSLQQKCRLEVIDYYVEDLEGLFNRAKVYLYDSAEYWAVQGVTEGFGLQPMEALACGCQVFSSVNHGLSDYLDPAFNCYKIAGYSQEFDMQRILRVIQTNQKLSLSPTLLDEYRAENIIKRLQVILTELNEFFDHKQLYQSNIPSLGYWQVMNLRSQRILAKIKKRLKF; encoded by the coding sequence ATGAGAAGACTATACTTTTTATTACCAGGGACGACTGATAAATTTGCTTGTGGGGGCTTATGGGCTGAGCTAAAAACGCTGGAATTAGTTAAAAAAGTTTGTCCTGCGGAAGTAGTCACCTATCGTCAACGAGAGCAAGGACATTTATGGCTAGATGATTTGCTGAAGGGTGGTGATACATTTCAAGCTTTGGATGATGTGATTTTTGTGATGAGTTGGGGGTTTGATGTTGCCAAGCTAGCTCCTAAACTAAAACGTTTAAATGCGATTTACCATGCCCATAGCGCAGGTTATGGATTTAATTTACCCGCTAGCGTGCCAATTATTACCGTCAGTCGTAATACGCTCGGATATTGGGGACAGCGATCGCCGCATTCGTTAATTTATTATTTACCAAACGAGATTTCCGACAAGTTTCAAAATTGGCAAGGCGATCGCGATATAGATGTACTGGTTCAGGCTCGCAAATCATCTAGTTATCTGATGCGCCAATTGATTCCTTCGCTCCAGCAAAAATGCCGCTTAGAAGTAATTGATTATTATGTTGAAGATTTAGAAGGATTGTTTAATCGCGCTAAGGTCTATCTATATGATTCCGCAGAATATTGGGCAGTTCAAGGTGTTACCGAAGGATTTGGGCTACAACCAATGGAAGCTTTAGCCTGTGGCTGCCAAGTTTTTTCGAGTGTCAATCATGGCTTATCAGATTATTTAGATCCTGCTTTTAACTGTTACAAGATTGCAGGATATTCACAAGAGTTTGATATGCAAAGGATTCTCAGAGTGATTCAGACCAATCAAAAGTTATCTTTGTCGCCAACATTATTAGATGAGTATCGTGCTGAAAATATCATCAAGCGGTTACAGGTAATTTTGACGGAATTAAATGAGTTTTTTGATCACAAGCAGTTATACCAAAGTAATATTCCCAGCTTGGGTTATTGGCAAGTAATGAACCTGCGATCGCAGAGAATATTGGCAAAAATCAAAAAGAGACTTAAATTTTAG
- a CDS encoding cold shock domain-containing protein — translation MQSFPHQGQLTTWKDDRGFGFIKPDDGSKEVFLHISVLKGASRRPIVGDTIFYEKVTEENGKIRASKASIQGVLNQPTGSNQRLRNSNQTSNKQSTGKQINRNTQINKLNTHGAIQKVIPVIFLIGLGISLISPAMNFMRGCNIKGNISVSSGSKLYHLPNMEDYAITNIDVSKGERWFCTEAEAIANGWKKAPR, via the coding sequence ATGCAATCTTTTCCACATCAGGGGCAATTAACAACTTGGAAAGATGATCGAGGGTTTGGATTTATTAAACCTGATGATGGGAGTAAAGAAGTTTTCTTACATATCAGTGTGTTAAAAGGTGCAAGTCGTCGTCCCATCGTGGGAGATACTATCTTTTACGAAAAAGTTACCGAAGAAAACGGAAAAATACGGGCTTCTAAAGCTTCAATTCAAGGTGTACTCAACCAACCTACAGGATCAAATCAAAGATTGCGTAATTCTAATCAAACGTCTAATAAGCAATCTACAGGTAAACAAATAAATAGAAATACACAAATCAACAAGCTCAATACGCATGGAGCAATACAGAAGGTGATCCCTGTCATATTTTTGATTGGCTTAGGGATTAGCTTAATTTCTCCTGCCATGAACTTTATGCGTGGTTGCAATATTAAAGGCAATATTTCTGTCAGTTCAGGGAGTAAGTTATATCATCTGCCAAACATGGAAGATTACGCTATAACCAACATTGATGTCAGCAAAGGAGAGCGATGGTTCTGCACAGAGGCTGAGGCGATCGCTAATGGTTGGAAGAAAGCACCGAGATAA
- the cobG gene encoding precorrin-3B synthase produces MQSTTAICPSLFNATTAQDGILSRIRLPAGLITSTQCEALLQVVNQFGNDEIQITNRANLQIRTSQALPEEVLLDFQDYGLASSTQSTDGLRNMMASPSAGIDAHAKINTIPLVKAWNFYLLQHPELAILSNKFSICFDGGEAIRVSDLPNDICLVAVEIDQEIYFDLLLGLGDRGDSPASVNVLIPENQVLEVLAALTEVYREYTQQQLEQKTHSRSRPPRLRELLHDWGVEKYLDLVEEKLRSPLPPLGRGALEVPLPKGDAEGRGITPLNEAISSHLERESFQHLGIHSQKQSGLFYIGVVVPLGRLTSQQLTGLSNLAKQYGGGALRLTPWQNLLITDIAEADLEQVTQEILNLGLYISAHHPYAAIAACSGYKGCKSAHTDTQSDAKKIATYLESCMQLDQPINIHVSGCEKSCAQHHPSDIAVVGMGGTNTETYRVYVGDGDSNFGREVYAEYPADKLPELVEQLLRNYQTQRQNSTQTFRGFINH; encoded by the coding sequence TTGCAATCTACTACAGCTATTTGTCCCAGTCTCTTTAATGCCACCACTGCTCAAGATGGCATTCTTTCGCGTATCCGTTTACCTGCGGGATTAATTACTTCTACTCAGTGCGAAGCGCTACTACAGGTAGTCAATCAATTTGGTAATGACGAAATCCAAATTACTAATCGTGCAAATCTGCAAATCCGCACTAGTCAAGCTTTGCCCGAAGAAGTGCTACTAGATTTTCAAGATTATGGACTTGCTTCTAGCACCCAAAGCACCGACGGCTTGCGGAATATGATGGCTAGTCCTAGCGCTGGGATTGATGCTCACGCAAAAATCAATACAATTCCATTGGTTAAAGCATGGAATTTCTATCTATTACAGCATCCCGAACTAGCGATTCTTTCTAATAAATTTAGTATTTGTTTTGATGGTGGTGAAGCGATTAGGGTTAGCGATCTCCCTAATGATATTTGTTTGGTAGCGGTTGAAATTGATCAAGAGATTTATTTTGATTTGCTTTTAGGATTAGGCGATCGCGGCGATTCGCCAGCATCAGTGAATGTGTTAATCCCTGAAAACCAAGTCTTAGAAGTTCTTGCGGCACTAACAGAAGTTTATCGAGAATATACGCAGCAACAGCTAGAGCAGAAAACACATTCGCGATCGCGTCCTCCGAGATTACGAGAATTGCTGCATGATTGGGGCGTGGAAAAGTATCTTGATCTAGTTGAAGAGAAACTAAGATCCCCCCTACCCCCCTTGGGAAGGGGGGCTTTAGAAGTTCCCCTTCCCAAGGGGGATGCCGAAGGCAGGGGGATCACACCTCTAAACGAAGCAATAAGTTCCCACTTAGAGAGAGAGTCTTTTCAACATTTGGGAATTCATTCTCAAAAACAATCGGGGCTTTTCTATATTGGTGTGGTTGTTCCATTGGGAAGGTTAACTTCTCAGCAACTCACTGGTCTAAGTAATCTTGCTAAACAATATGGTGGTGGAGCTTTGCGGTTAACGCCTTGGCAAAATCTGCTGATTACGGATATTGCGGAAGCTGATCTTGAGCAGGTAACGCAGGAGATCTTGAATTTAGGCTTATATATTTCGGCTCATCATCCCTATGCTGCGATCGCTGCTTGTTCTGGTTATAAAGGATGTAAATCTGCTCATACTGATACCCAGTCAGATGCTAAGAAGATTGCCACTTATCTAGAAAGCTGTATGCAACTTGATCAACCGATCAATATCCATGTTTCAGGCTGTGAAAAGTCTTGCGCTCAGCACCATCCCAGTGATATTGCTGTGGTTGGAATGGGCGGAACTAATACAGAGACTTATAGAGTTTATGTAGGTGATGGTGATTCTAATTTTGGTAGAGAAGTATATGCGGAATATCCTGCTGACAAATTACCTGAGTTAGTAGAACAGCTATTGCGGAACTATCAAACTCAGCGTCAAAATTCTACACAAACTTTTAGAGGATTTATCAATCACTGA
- the ruvC gene encoding crossover junction endodeoxyribonuclease RuvC: protein MKILGIDPGLAIVGFGLIEVDKPATPKLLEFGTIVTPKQTPIGDRLKTIYEDMHTLIEQFQPQVVGMEKLFFYRMGNLVNVAQARGVIVLVLNQHNIEPIEFSPPQIKQALTGHGNADKSDVQEAVKRELSLDAIPRPDDAADAIAAALTCWLIA, encoded by the coding sequence ATGAAAATTTTAGGGATTGATCCAGGATTGGCAATTGTGGGGTTTGGCTTAATTGAGGTTGACAAACCTGCCACACCAAAACTCTTAGAATTTGGCACAATTGTGACACCGAAGCAAACACCGATTGGCGATCGCCTTAAGACTATTTATGAAGATATGCATACGCTGATCGAGCAGTTCCAACCGCAAGTGGTGGGAATGGAAAAGTTATTCTTTTATCGAATGGGAAACTTGGTAAATGTGGCTCAAGCTAGAGGCGTAATCGTATTAGTTCTCAATCAACACAATATTGAACCGATTGAGTTTTCTCCACCACAGATCAAGCAAGCTCTCACTGGTCATGGCAATGCTGATAAAAGTGATGTACAGGAAGCAGTAAAGCGGGAGTTAAGTCTTGATGCGATTCCACGTCCTGATGATGCGGCGGATGCGATCGCGGCGGCACTCACTTGTTGGCTAATTGCTTAG